The following coding sequences are from one Musa acuminata AAA Group cultivar baxijiao chromosome BXJ2-4, Cavendish_Baxijiao_AAA, whole genome shotgun sequence window:
- the LOC103980627 gene encoding probable U3 small nucleolar RNA-associated protein 11, with product MSSLRNAIPRRTHKERAQPQQRKKFGLLEKHKDYVLRARAFHQKEDTLRKLREKASSRNPDEFYFKMVNTRMVDGIHRPKSEANKYTPEELMLMKTQDIGYVLQKVQSEKKKIERLNSALHTLDHQPENKHVYYAEDREEVKEIQSRQLEKKDSLTSVKVPGRIKKKTAASYRELEARQKRVQNLEKLYSDMALQKELQKSGRKRRLREDEIVQPTSRPVYKWRTERKR from the exons ATGTCGTCTCTGAGGAACGCTATCCCTCGAAGGACTCACAAAGAGCGAGCTCAGCC CCAACAAAGAAAGAAGTTTGGGCTTCTCGAGAAGCATAAGGATTATGTCCTGCGAGCACGGGCATTCCACCAGAAGGAAGATACTCTGAGG AAATTAAGGGAGAAGGCATCTTCTAGAAATCCAGATGAGTTCTACTTCAAGATGGTTAACACACGAATGGTTGATGGGATTCATAGACCCAA GAGCGAAGCAAACAAGTACACACCGGAGGAGCTCATGCTGATGAAGACACAAGATATTGGATATGTTCTTCAGAAAGTTCAAAGTGAAAAGAAG AAAATTGAAAGATTAAATTCTGCCCTTCATACACTGGATCATCAGCCTGAGAACAAGCATGTGTATTATGCAGAGGATAG AGAAGAAGTCAAAGAAATACAATCTAGACAATTGGAAAAGAAGGATTCACTTACTTCTGTAAAGGTTCCAGGTCGTATAAAAAA GAAAACAGCTGCATCTTACAGAGAACTGGAAGCAAGGCAGAAAAGGGTTCAAAACCTGGAAAAGCTCTACTCCGATATGGCCTTGCAAAAGGAATTGCAG AAATCTGGCAGAAAGCGTAGACTTCGTGAAGATGAAATTGTTCAACCGACGAGTAGACCCGTGTATAAATGGCGCACAGAACGCAAGCGTTAG
- the LOC135609551 gene encoding leucine-rich repeat receptor-like protein kinase TDR: protein MSAATRTVAFFCFLLLATAAAAAAEPLPVVALLSLGSSLLDPFSSLRDWSSYPSANLSGEPRPWCFWTAVTCDASGGITALDLSRKNLSGSIAVEIRLLSSSLTHLNLSGNAFGGPLPPFLFELTRLRTLDISHNDFNSTFPPGVSKLRSLSLLDAYSNSFVGPVPRGITKLRQLEHLNLGGSFFEGGIPLGLGSLLRLRYLHLAGNLLTGRLPHQLGSLTLLEHMEIGYNSYQGSVPPEFGRLTNLRYLDISSANVSGELPSEVGNLTQLESFFLFKNRISGRIPASLSDVRALKVLDLSDNLLCGQIPSGLSSLLDLTLLSLMNNQLSGEIPAGIETLPNLQALLLWNNSLTGELPRELGVHGRLEKLDVSSNSLTGPIPPGLCYGNRLDRLILFSNFFDSVIPPSLANCTSLWRMRIEGNRLVGPIPTGFGSLPNLTYMDLSSNSLSGGIPEDLGHAPRLEYLNVSGNPLLTPLPKSIWRAPSLQILVASYCGLSGEIPDFDSGCRNLYKIELEGNELNGSIPADIGHCQKLLNLKLDRNRLTGCIPLELAQLPSIADIDLSWNSLAGTIPPVFDNCSTLESFNVSFNRLVGAVPSASAVLGNLHPSAFAGNVGLCGELVGKPCEVEGTAAPQQTARGSAGAAIVWIAAAAVAAGLVVLILGTRWTQQREEEIDEELGPGQWRMTAFQRLNFTAEDVAACVSSSDQIIGMGSTGIVHRAKMPSGEVIAVKKLWGPQKEAGRLMRRKGGVMAEVEVLGSVRHRNIVRLLGCCTNREATLLLYEYMPNGSLEDLLRDRSSSGGGKGGAGCGMSLDWTTRYHIAVGIAQGICYLHHDCKPVIVHRDLKPSNILLDAQMEARVADFGVAKLIRTTNQSMSVIAGSCGYIAPEYAYTLQVDEKSDIYSFGVVLMEMVSGRRSVEAEYGEGNSIVDWVRGKMLRAEGGGSWEVLDQSAGAGCKDVMEEMMMVLRIALLCTSRNPKDRPSMRDVLSMLREAMPNRKEAAIAEQQQHQGLGGSASRLQQ, encoded by the exons ATGTCCGCCGCCACACGCACCGTCGCCTTCTTCTGCTTTCTCCTCCTCGCCACCGCGGCAGCTGCCGCGGCAGAACCGCTCCCTGTCGTCGCCCTCCTTTCCCTCGGCTCCTCCCTCCTCGACCCCTTCTCCTCCCTCCGGGACTGGTCCTCCTACCCTTCTGCCAACCTATCCGGTGAGCCACGGCCGTGGTGCTTCTGGACGGCCGTCACGTGCGACGCCAGCGGTGGGATCACCGCCCTCGACCTCTCTCGCAAGAACCTGTCCGGCTCCATCGCCGTCGAGATCCGCTTGCTCTCCTCCTCCCTTACCCACCTCAACCTCAGCGGCAACGCCTTCGGCGGACCCCTCCCTCCGTTCCTCTTCGAGCTCACCCGTCTCCGGACCCTCGACATCAGTCACAACGACTTCAACTCCACCTTCCCGCCGGGCGTCTCCAAGCTCCGCTCTCTCTCCCTCCTCGACGCCTACAGCAACAGCTTCGTAGGACCGGTGCCGCGCGGCATCACGAAGCTCCGCCAGCTCGAGCATCTCAACCTCGGTGGGAGCTTCTTCGAAGGCGGCATTCCTCTCGGGCTCGGCAGCTTGCTTCGGCTTCGTTATCTTCACCTCGCTGGTAACCTCCTAACCGGGAGGCTGCCGCACCAGCTCGGTTCGCTGACACTGCTCGAGCACATGGAGATTGGGTATAATTCGTACCAAGGCAGCGTCCCGCCCGAGTTCGGGAGGTTGACGAATCTTCGTTACCTTGACATCTCGTCGGCCAACGTCTCCGGCGAGTTGCCGTCTGAAGTCGGCAACCTCACCCAGCTCGAGTCGTTTTTCCTCTTCAAGAACAGGATTTCCGGAAGAATTCCGGCGAGTTTGTCCGATGTGAGAGCTCTCAAGGTGCTCGACCTCTCCGATAATCTTCTCTGCGGCCAAATTCCGTCGGGCTTGTCGAGTCTACTCGACCTCACTTTGCTCAGCCTCATGAACAACCAGCTCTCGGGCGAGATTCCCGCCGGAATCGAGACGCTTCCGAATCTACAAGCGCTCCTTCTGTGGAACAACTCGCTCACCGGCGAGCTCCCGAGGGAACTTGGCGTGCATGGTAGGCTGGAGAAGCTGGATGTGTCTTCCAACTCGCTCACCGGTCCGATCCCGCCAGGTCTCTGCTACGGGAACCGGCTCGACAGGCTCATCCTCTTCTCGAACTTCTTCGACTCGGTGATTCCGCCATCACTCGCTAATTGCACGTCCCTGTGGCGCATGCGCATCGAGGGGAACCGCCTCGTCGGCCCCATACCCACGGGCTTTGGCTCATTGCCTAACCTGACCTACATGGACCTCAGCAGCAACAGCCTCTCGGGAGGCATACCAGAAGACCTGGGACACGCCCCCCGACTGGAGTACTTGAACGTCTCAGGCAACCCGCTCCTGACGCCGCTGCCCAAGTCCATCTGGAGAGCGCCGAGTCTTCAGATCCTCGTGGCTAGTTACTGTGGATTGAGCGGCGAGATACCTGACTTCGATTCCGGCTGTCGGAACCTCTACAAGATCGAGCTGGAGGGTAATGAGCTCAATGGGAGCATCCCCGCCGACATAGGCCACTGTCAGAAGCTCCTAAATCTGAAACTGGACCGAAACAGACTTACAGGATGCATTCCACTGGAGCTGGCGCAGCTCCCATCGATAGCCGACATCGATCTCTCTTGGAACTCACTTGCCGGTACCATTCCGCCGGTGTTCGACAATTGTAGCACCCTGGAGAGCTTCAACGTTTCCTTTAACCGTCTCGTCGGTGCCGTCCCTTCCGCCAGTGCCGTTCTCGGGAACCTCCACCCGTCGGCATTCGCTGGAAACGTTGGTCTCTGCGGCGAGCTGGTGGGAAAGCCGTGTGAGGTCGAAGGCACGGCTGCCCCGCAGCAAACCGCTCGGGGTTCGGCAGGCGCGGCGATCGTATGGATCGCTGCTGCAGCGGTGGCAGCAGGGTTGGTCGTTCTGATACTCGGAACTCGGTGGACTCAGCAAAGGGAGGAGGAGATCGACGAGGAGCTGGGACCCGGGCAGTGGCGGATGACGGCATTCCAGCGTCTAAACTTCACGGCGGAGGATGTTGCAGCCTGTGTGTCGTCAAGCGACCAGATCATCGGGATGGGATCGACGGGGATTGTGCACCGCGCGAAGATGCCTAGCGGAGAGGTCATAGCAGTAAAGAAGCTCTGGGGGCCGCAGAAGGAGGCGGGGAGGCTCATGAGGAGGAAAGGCGGCGTGATGGCGGAGGTGGAGGTGCTGGGATCCGTGAGGCACCGCAACATCGTCCGGCTACTAGGCTGCTGTACCAACAGGGAGGCGACGCTACTGCTGTACGAGTACATGCCCAACGGGAGTCTGGAGGACCTACTCCGAGACCgaagcagcagcggcggtggaAAGGGAGGAGCGGGCTGCGGCATGAGCTTGGACTGGACGACGCGGTACCACATAGCGGTCGGGATCGCGCAGGGCATTTGCTACCTCCACCACGACTGCAAACCAGTGATCGTGCACCGCGACCTCAAGCCTAGCAACATATTGCTGGACGCGCAGATGGAGGCACGGGTGGCGGATTTCGGGGTGGCAAAGCTCATACGGACCACCAACCAGTCCATGTCCGTCATCGCCGGATCCTGCGGCTACATTGCCCCCG AGTACGCGTACACGCTGCAGGTGGACGAGAAGAGCGACATATACAGCTTCGGCGTGGTGCTGATGGAGATGGTGAGCGGGAGAAGGTCGGTGGAGGCAGAGTACGGGGAGGGGAACAGCATCGTGGACTGGGTGAGGGGGAAGATGCTGAGAGCGGAAGGGGGAGGCTCGTGGGAGGTGCTCGACCAGTCCGCCGGTGCGGGCTGCAAGGATGTGATGGAAGAGATGATGATGGTGCTCCGCATCGCCTTGCTCTGCACCAGCAGGAACCCCAAGGACCGGCCATCGATGAGGGACGTGCTCTCCATGCTCAGAGAAGCAATGCCCAACAGGAAGGAGGCGGCCATCGccgagcagcagcagcatcaagGCCTCGGTGGCAGCGCTTCCCGGCTGCAACAGTGA